The following coding sequences are from one Kushneria phosphatilytica window:
- a CDS encoding VIT1/CCC1 transporter family protein, translated as MPEYIRARKGMATQKERHYTSRIGWLRAAVLGANDGIVSTASLIVGVAASSATHGSIVLTGLAGCVAGAMSMAAGEYVSVSSQADTERADLVREQGELDRDYDDERRELAEIYRQRGLEPDLALTVADQLMAHDALAAHARDELGLSTVHRARPIQAALASALTFLAGALLPVLLTVFSPWEWVIPVVGSGALLALALLGGVSARVGGASMLMGAARVVFWGVLAMLFTAAVGKLFGGGG; from the coding sequence ATGCCGGAATACATCAGGGCACGCAAGGGCATGGCAACGCAGAAGGAACGTCACTACACCAGCAGAATCGGTTGGCTGCGGGCGGCCGTATTGGGGGCCAATGACGGTATTGTATCCACAGCCAGCCTGATCGTCGGTGTGGCGGCTTCCAGCGCAACACATGGCAGCATCGTGTTGACAGGCCTGGCCGGATGCGTGGCCGGGGCAATGTCAATGGCTGCCGGGGAATACGTTTCCGTCAGCTCTCAGGCGGATACCGAGAGAGCCGATCTGGTGCGCGAGCAGGGAGAGCTGGACCGGGATTATGATGACGAGCGCCGCGAGCTGGCCGAAATCTATAGACAACGAGGGTTGGAGCCGGACCTGGCCCTCACGGTAGCGGATCAGTTGATGGCGCATGATGCGCTGGCAGCTCATGCACGCGATGAACTGGGGTTGAGTACGGTCCATCGAGCGCGACCGATTCAGGCCGCGCTGGCATCTGCATTGACCTTCCTGGCGGGTGCCCTGTTGCCTGTGTTGTTAACGGTATTCAGCCCGTGGGAATGGGTGATTCCTGTGGTAGGCAGTGGCGCACTGCTGGCACTGGCTCTGTTGGGGGGAGTTTCGGCCCGTGTTGGCGGCGCCAGCATGCTGATGGGGGCGGCGAGAGTGGTGTTCTGGGGTGTATTGGCCATGCTGTTTACTGCTGCTGTAGGCAAGCTGTTCGGCGGGGGCGGTTAA
- a CDS encoding YozE family protein, whose product MNFYNFITSQAGRGDDIGDLGEEIAGDADFPRELNDSAQLETYLTEHAYAPELLEAAMTAWREYRIGTVSTLPKAPEVDHNGFIDPPRVP is encoded by the coding sequence ATGAACTTTTATAACTTCATCACATCTCAGGCAGGACGTGGGGATGACATAGGGGATCTGGGGGAAGAAATTGCCGGTGATGCCGACTTTCCCCGGGAACTGAACGACTCGGCTCAACTGGAAACATACCTCACGGAACATGCCTACGCCCCCGAGTTGCTGGAAGCGGCGATGACGGCATGGCGGGAGTATCGTATCGGTACGGTCAGCACCTTGCCAAAAGCGCCGGAGGTCGATCATAACGGATTCATTGACCCTCCCCGCGTGCCCTGA
- a CDS encoding Crp/Fnr family transcriptional regulator, protein MSQKPSCMVRHFKHYAALDDQEVELLHELERSPEHLYAGDTLWLEGHDATELAVVSQGWAYSYTRLANGQRLILDIYLPGDVIGLREYATDRHQASVEIINECTLCRLPHRNLNEIFRQSDKLTRVFFAVASTQQSMLVERMINLGRRDGPGRIAHFLCEMHTRLERTNDDMRGRFRLPLTQQMLADIMGLSAVHVSRIFSQLRSDQLVDRDRHRVHIRNLTGLVELAGFREAYLGQRAIMEMPRQEADHELLRK, encoded by the coding sequence ATGTCTCAAAAGCCCAGCTGCATGGTGCGTCATTTCAAACACTACGCCGCACTTGATGATCAGGAAGTCGAGTTGCTGCATGAGCTGGAGCGCTCTCCGGAACACCTCTATGCCGGTGATACGCTCTGGCTGGAGGGTCATGACGCTACCGAGCTGGCGGTGGTCAGTCAGGGCTGGGCCTATAGCTATACGCGCCTGGCAAACGGCCAGCGACTGATTCTGGATATCTATCTGCCGGGAGATGTGATCGGGTTGCGCGAATATGCGACCGACCGCCATCAGGCCAGTGTCGAGATCATCAACGAATGCACGCTCTGCCGGCTGCCACACAGGAATCTCAACGAGATATTCCGACAGTCCGACAAGCTCACCCGAGTCTTCTTCGCCGTCGCCTCGACCCAGCAATCAATGCTGGTCGAACGGATGATCAACCTGGGGCGCCGCGACGGCCCGGGCAGAATCGCGCATTTCCTGTGTGAAATGCATACCCGGCTGGAGCGGACCAACGACGACATGCGCGGCCGTTTCCGGTTGCCACTGACCCAGCAGATGCTGGCTGACATCATGGGTCTCTCGGCGGTCCACGTCAGTCGGATCTTCTCACAGCTGCGCAGTGATCAGTTGGTGGACCGGGACCGGCATCGTGTACACATCCGCAACCTGACCGGCCTGGTCGAACTGGCCGGTTTTCGGGAAGCCTACCTTGGTCAGCGAGCCATCATGGAGATGCCCCGCCAGGAGGCGGATCATGAGTTATTGAGGAAGTGA
- a CDS encoding universal stress protein, translated as MYKTLLVPIDGSRDAREALSLACQLRQTAGGSLHLLHVPEIPPAGDWLGYQTGASPLDYTPEKAEAQGREILEDAWRGCDQAGEDDKVDFIVRQGGPVQVILAEAERLGADVIVMGSRGLSDLRGLVTGSVSHKISHLAPCNVITIHAR; from the coding sequence ATGTACAAGACACTACTGGTCCCCATTGATGGCTCCCGGGACGCTCGGGAAGCCCTCTCACTCGCCTGCCAGCTGCGACAGACCGCAGGCGGCAGCCTGCACCTGCTGCATGTGCCGGAAATCCCGCCAGCCGGAGACTGGCTGGGCTATCAGACCGGCGCCTCCCCGTTGGACTATACGCCCGAAAAGGCCGAAGCTCAGGGACGCGAAATCCTCGAAGACGCCTGGCGGGGATGTGATCAGGCAGGAGAGGACGACAAGGTGGATTTCATCGTTCGCCAGGGCGGGCCGGTGCAGGTCATTCTCGCCGAAGCCGAGCGCCTGGGGGCTGATGTCATCGTCATGGGCAGCCGAGGGCTCAGCGATCTGCGAGGGCTGGTCACCGGCAGCGTATCGCACAAGATCAGCCATCTGGCCCCTTGTAATGTCATTACCATACACGCCCGCTGA
- a CDS encoding helix-turn-helix domain-containing protein: MSNIVHNNERPDVLVHVADNVRERRQATGLSQQALAERAGVSRRMLVNIEKGDVNVSLNTLDRIAEALGVLFHVLVQPPDNPDSARINEIAWAGHSPQSHATLLASKPARHAVELWRWSLASGERYETSADSPGWHEMLLVIEGILTLHLPGETLTIEAGDFHVFPSDQPHGYSNDTPQLLRFMRNVLY, from the coding sequence ATGAGCAATATAGTGCACAACAATGAACGCCCCGACGTGCTCGTACACGTCGCCGACAATGTGCGAGAGCGGCGTCAGGCGACCGGCCTCAGCCAGCAAGCTCTGGCAGAACGGGCCGGCGTCAGTCGTCGCATGCTGGTCAATATCGAAAAAGGCGATGTCAACGTCAGTCTCAACACCCTTGATCGTATTGCCGAAGCACTGGGCGTGCTGTTTCACGTGCTGGTTCAGCCCCCCGACAATCCGGATTCGGCACGCATCAATGAGATCGCCTGGGCGGGGCATTCACCACAGAGTCACGCGACCCTGCTGGCCAGCAAACCTGCCCGACACGCCGTAGAGCTCTGGCGCTGGTCGCTTGCCTCGGGTGAGCGTTACGAGACGTCGGCGGATAGTCCCGGCTGGCACGAAATGCTGCTGGTGATCGAAGGCATCCTCACACTGCATCTGCCCGGAGAAACCCTGACCATTGAAGCCGGCGATTTTCATGTCTTTCCCAGCGACCAGCCACATGGCTATAGCAACGATACCCCGCAACTGCTGCGCTTCATGCGCAACGTGCTCTATTGA
- the rhtA gene encoding threonine/homoserine exporter RhtA, which translates to MLSVVSVKSHPVMHRLAPVALLVIAMCSIQSGAAIARSLFDVIGAPGTTSIRLILAATLLLIFLRPWRRPVTRQAWKAIAIYGVALGIMNFLFYQALQTVPLGIAVALEFTGPLMVAMFASRRVLDLLWVALAVAGLAVLLLPGGATTEAIDPYGALCALGAGCCWAIYILFGQKAGSGNGTQSAALGITIAAVAVAPIGMVDAGTAIFAPEVLPMALAVAILSTALPYTLEMMALPRLPTQTFGTLMSLEPAVGALSGLLFLGQQLHGLQWLAIGAIIIASIGTTLTGRRRVEPAESPVHD; encoded by the coding sequence GTGTTATCCGTGGTTTCCGTGAAATCTCATCCGGTCATGCACCGGCTGGCGCCGGTCGCCCTGCTGGTGATCGCGATGTGCTCCATCCAGAGTGGCGCGGCCATTGCCCGATCACTGTTCGATGTCATTGGCGCGCCGGGCACCACCTCGATTCGCCTGATTCTGGCCGCGACACTGCTGCTGATTTTCCTGCGTCCCTGGCGCCGTCCGGTGACGCGTCAGGCCTGGAAGGCGATCGCCATTTATGGTGTGGCGCTGGGCATCATGAATTTTCTGTTTTATCAGGCCCTGCAGACCGTACCACTGGGCATCGCCGTGGCGCTGGAATTTACCGGTCCGCTGATGGTGGCCATGTTCGCTTCGCGGCGCGTGCTTGACCTGCTCTGGGTCGCGCTTGCCGTGGCAGGGCTGGCCGTACTGCTCTTGCCGGGGGGTGCCACGACCGAGGCGATCGATCCCTATGGAGCACTCTGTGCCCTGGGGGCCGGCTGTTGCTGGGCGATCTATATCCTGTTCGGTCAGAAGGCCGGTAGTGGCAATGGCACCCAGAGTGCTGCACTGGGAATAACCATTGCTGCCGTGGCCGTCGCGCCGATCGGAATGGTCGATGCCGGTACGGCCATCTTTGCACCGGAGGTGTTGCCAATGGCGCTGGCAGTGGCAATCCTCTCGACTGCGCTACCCTATACGCTGGAGATGATGGCGCTGCCCAGGTTGCCGACTCAGACCTTTGGCACGCTGATGAGCCTGGAGCCGGCTGTCGGGGCGCTCTCCGGGCTGCTGTTTCTGGGCCAGCAGCTACATGGGCTGCAATGGCTGGCCATTGGCGCCATTATCATCGCTTCCATCGGTACGACACTGACCGGTCGTCGTCGCGTTGAGCCTGCCGAGTCGCCCGTCCACGACTGA
- a CDS encoding cyclodeaminase/cyclohydrolase family protein, translating to MTTSSEDDANSEQSLWQQSLAEFRRDTATQATPGCGATATVSAAFGLALVLKGLRITQQHATDERRQALIEWGEQVNERLAPCADEDVAAFEQFMAAIRKPQESESERETRRQAIDEAAGQATDIPLRAAEDCLEALALVEEALPLSDDMLKSDVRAGALLLHGALSALLLNIDADLSGLRNPQQRARTARHRRDLQREGDTMITRLGLPGGSTFDSSTRGYSRRRPPLPSRS from the coding sequence ATGACGACTTCTTCCGAAGATGACGCTAACAGCGAGCAGAGCCTGTGGCAGCAGTCGCTGGCCGAGTTTCGCCGGGATACGGCCACGCAGGCCACGCCAGGCTGTGGGGCAACAGCAACGGTGTCGGCGGCGTTCGGGCTGGCGCTGGTGCTCAAGGGGTTGCGCATTACCCAGCAGCATGCCACCGATGAACGCCGGCAGGCCTTGATTGAGTGGGGAGAGCAGGTCAACGAGCGACTTGCGCCCTGTGCGGATGAAGATGTCGCCGCCTTCGAGCAGTTCATGGCAGCGATCCGAAAGCCACAGGAGAGCGAATCGGAGCGTGAAACGCGCCGGCAGGCGATCGATGAGGCGGCCGGGCAGGCCACCGATATTCCACTGCGAGCTGCCGAGGATTGTCTGGAGGCGCTGGCACTGGTGGAAGAGGCGCTCCCCCTGAGCGATGACATGCTCAAAAGCGATGTGCGTGCCGGTGCTCTGCTGCTGCATGGCGCCCTGAGCGCACTACTGCTCAATATCGATGCCGATCTCTCCGGACTGCGTAATCCGCAACAGCGTGCCCGTACCGCCCGTCATCGCCGTGATCTGCAGCGCGAGGGCGATACGATGATCACGCGTCTCGGCCTGCCCGGAGGTTCGACTTTCGACAGCTCTACCAGAGGGTATAGCCGCCGTCGACCACCATTACCGAGCCGGTCATGA
- a CDS encoding SDR family NAD(P)-dependent oxidoreductase produces MSVMSRFDLSGKVAVVTGGNGGLGEAFAHALAEAGASVAIAARGHERSLAVVDTLRNAGHRAMAVEADITQPQAADGIFDEVEDALGSVDILINNAGICHHAPALEVTPERWREVFDVNVHGLWYCAHAAGRRMKARGHGVIVNIGSISAMIVNRPQMQPAYNASKAAVHQLTKSLAAEWAPYGIRVNALAPGYVRTAMAEVDKPEFKPRWIDDAPMQRAATPEELGPSLIYLASDASSFMTGSVMVVDGGYTLW; encoded by the coding sequence ATGTCCGTCATGTCGCGTTTCGATCTGAGCGGCAAGGTCGCGGTGGTTACTGGCGGCAACGGTGGGCTGGGCGAGGCCTTCGCCCACGCCCTCGCCGAGGCCGGCGCCTCGGTCGCCATCGCCGCACGCGGTCACGAGCGCAGCCTGGCCGTGGTCGATACACTGCGCAACGCCGGCCACCGCGCCATGGCGGTGGAAGCCGACATCACCCAGCCTCAGGCGGCCGACGGCATCTTCGACGAGGTCGAGGACGCGCTCGGCTCGGTCGACATCCTCATCAACAACGCCGGTATCTGCCACCATGCCCCGGCGCTCGAGGTAACGCCGGAGCGCTGGCGCGAGGTGTTCGACGTCAATGTTCACGGCCTGTGGTACTGCGCGCATGCCGCCGGCCGGCGCATGAAGGCACGCGGCCATGGGGTGATCGTCAACATCGGCTCGATCTCGGCGATGATTGTCAATCGTCCACAAATGCAGCCGGCCTATAACGCCTCCAAGGCCGCCGTTCATCAGCTGACGAAATCACTGGCCGCCGAGTGGGCGCCCTACGGTATCCGGGTTAACGCACTTGCGCCGGGCTATGTACGCACTGCCATGGCCGAAGTGGACAAGCCGGAGTTCAAACCGCGGTGGATCGATGACGCCCCCATGCAGCGCGCCGCCACACCAGAGGAACTCGGGCCCAGCCTGATCTATCTGGCCAGCGACGCCTCGAGCTTCATGACCGGCTCGGTAATGGTGGTCGACGGCGGCTATACCCTCTGGTAG
- a CDS encoding carbohydrate ABC transporter permease, whose translation MTNRTPLPVRIAKAVLLAALLLWTLVPIGWMVLSSFKPDNAITANTPQVFFKPTLEHYQALFSGGNSLWSYVFNSLTVAGASTFISVVLGCMAGYGLSRIRLKGKHHLAFWIISTRMAPIAAVIVPLYLLFRYLYLLDTYTGLVIAYLSFNLPFAIWLMTAFFDDLPPDLEEAAMIDGATKWQVFWHVSLPLMKPGLVTTAILCFIFAWNDYSFAQTFAGPNTQTIPIAAAQLLTQTGIDWGKLLAIGTIVVSPMAIFGLLVKRWLVRGLTLGAVK comes from the coding sequence ATGACGAATCGGACCCCGCTGCCCGTCAGGATCGCCAAGGCAGTGCTGCTGGCCGCCCTGCTGCTGTGGACACTGGTCCCCATCGGCTGGATGGTGCTCTCCTCCTTCAAACCGGACAACGCCATTACCGCCAACACACCGCAGGTATTCTTCAAGCCGACACTCGAGCACTATCAGGCCTTGTTCAGCGGCGGTAACAGCCTCTGGTCGTACGTGTTCAATAGCCTGACCGTTGCCGGCGCCTCAACCTTCATTTCGGTCGTGCTGGGCTGCATGGCGGGTTACGGGCTGTCGCGCATCCGGCTGAAGGGCAAGCACCATCTGGCATTCTGGATCATCAGTACACGCATGGCGCCGATTGCCGCGGTCATCGTGCCGCTGTATCTGCTGTTCCGCTATCTCTACCTGCTCGATACCTATACCGGTCTGGTCATCGCCTATCTCAGCTTCAATCTGCCATTTGCGATCTGGCTGATGACCGCCTTCTTTGACGATCTGCCCCCTGATCTCGAGGAGGCCGCAATGATCGATGGGGCTACCAAGTGGCAGGTGTTCTGGCACGTCAGTCTGCCACTGATGAAACCGGGGCTGGTCACCACGGCCATCCTCTGCTTCATCTTCGCCTGGAATGACTACTCCTTTGCCCAGACGTTTGCCGGGCCGAACACTCAGACCATTCCCATCGCTGCTGCCCAGTTGCTCACCCAGACCGGCATTGACTGGGGCAAGCTGCTTGCCATCGGCACCATTGTGGTCAGTCCAATGGCCATCTTCGGCCTGCTGGTCAAGCGATGGCTGGTGCGCGGGCTGACGCTGGGCGCCGTAAAATGA
- a CDS encoding carbohydrate ABC transporter permease, protein MALRNGKRSRSGQGFELAMMSPALILLAVISLIPFFSIIWMSFNDVSLMGGLSFDFSGLENWQRLFTDPDIRSSWITSLIYFVATVGLEMILGTLIALLVHSLVRGGNLVLSLLLIPMFIAPVIVGLLGRFMLDPSHGLYAWLLQTIGLFNGNILGNVGSAMVAVVLMDVWEWTPLVALIVLAGLASVPGDIIEAAEMDGARYPQLLIHIILPSISGILLVALLIRAMDAIRFFAIIFITTQGGPADSTKIIPIRLYDIAFRFFDLGYAAAVGISMLVFSILVAIAFVRLFKRQETTS, encoded by the coding sequence ATGGCGCTGCGTAACGGTAAACGATCACGATCGGGACAGGGGTTCGAGCTGGCGATGATGTCGCCGGCTCTGATCCTGCTGGCCGTGATCTCACTGATCCCGTTTTTCTCCATTATCTGGATGAGCTTCAATGACGTCAGCCTGATGGGTGGGCTGTCGTTCGACTTTTCGGGGCTGGAGAACTGGCAGCGCCTGTTCACCGATCCGGATATTCGCTCCAGCTGGATCACCAGCCTGATCTATTTCGTCGCTACGGTCGGGCTGGAAATGATCCTGGGCACCCTGATCGCACTGCTGGTTCACAGTCTGGTGCGCGGTGGCAATCTGGTGCTGTCCCTGTTGCTGATCCCGATGTTCATCGCACCGGTGATTGTCGGACTGCTGGGGCGATTCATGCTGGATCCCAGTCATGGACTCTATGCCTGGCTCTTGCAGACCATTGGCCTGTTCAACGGCAATATCCTCGGTAACGTGGGCTCGGCGATGGTGGCCGTGGTGCTGATGGATGTCTGGGAATGGACACCGCTGGTGGCACTGATCGTACTGGCCGGTCTGGCGTCGGTCCCGGGGGATATCATCGAGGCCGCAGAGATGGATGGCGCGCGCTACCCGCAGCTGCTGATTCACATCATCCTGCCATCGATCTCGGGCATTCTGCTGGTGGCACTGCTGATTCGTGCGATGGATGCGATCCGCTTTTTTGCCATCATCTTCATTACGACCCAGGGCGGCCCGGCGGATTCCACCAAGATCATCCCGATCCGGCTTTACGACATCGCCTTCCGCTTCTTCGATCTCGGCTATGCCGCTGCAGTAGGCATCAGCATGCTGGTGTTCTCGATTCTGGTGGCGATTGCCTTCGTGAGGCTGTTCAAGCGTCAGGAGACGACTTCATGA
- a CDS encoding ABC transporter substrate-binding protein — MSYQFGRRDFLKGLGGMAGLSLMGAGAWRTALASQMGSSEAWQQASGTTLQFISENTPPTSAIAANLEPFKKLTGINVNITEMQLGALVQKVALDFGSGRSAYDIIYADPYQVVAPYHQGLVDLNRFIGDDSLPSIPKGVDDFIPTQLAAAGRFGNREELYTLPYDCPTMIWIYRKDLFDKYHDQMQQDLGFAPTPSADTTWEQYYQIAKWFNGDTASEVKYGTGHQAQQYDSLMCDFSNVLFAYGGDYFANGQQVGLIGTDDPGPCQLENDASMAAAEFYRKLLKIAHPGSTSWDWTGVANAFQNGEFAMMPEWHEFAGSLESSDLKGKVGYAPLPKGPARSANLWGGTGIGINANASEDVQKAAWLFLVWATSPQTQLAGLKSDVGGGTPTRQSVYDMPEVKKASHPPTDMPNMLTADTMLTAWQDDHIGLRPKIPQWNEVDTVIFTQLSKMLAGQQDAAQTMKLAKQRIDRIVGA, encoded by the coding sequence ATGAGCTATCAATTCGGACGCAGGGATTTTCTCAAGGGCCTGGGCGGCATGGCCGGGCTGTCATTGATGGGCGCCGGCGCCTGGCGCACCGCTCTTGCCAGCCAGATGGGATCGAGTGAAGCCTGGCAGCAGGCCAGCGGCACAACGCTGCAGTTCATTTCCGAGAACACTCCCCCCACCTCGGCGATTGCAGCCAATCTGGAGCCCTTCAAAAAGCTGACCGGAATCAACGTCAATATCACCGAGATGCAGCTGGGGGCGCTGGTACAAAAGGTCGCCCTGGATTTCGGCTCCGGTCGCAGCGCCTACGACATCATCTACGCCGACCCCTACCAGGTCGTTGCGCCCTATCATCAGGGACTGGTGGATCTGAATCGTTTCATCGGCGACGACAGCCTGCCGTCCATTCCAAAGGGCGTGGATGATTTCATTCCCACCCAGTTGGCCGCCGCCGGTCGCTTTGGCAATCGCGAAGAGCTCTACACCCTGCCCTACGATTGCCCGACGATGATCTGGATTTACCGCAAGGATCTGTTCGACAAGTATCACGATCAGATGCAGCAGGATCTGGGCTTTGCTCCTACCCCTTCGGCCGATACCACCTGGGAGCAGTACTACCAGATCGCCAAATGGTTCAACGGCGATACTGCCAGTGAAGTCAAATACGGCACCGGTCACCAGGCGCAGCAATATGACTCGCTGATGTGTGACTTCTCCAATGTGCTGTTTGCCTACGGTGGCGACTATTTCGCCAACGGTCAGCAGGTCGGTCTCATCGGCACCGACGACCCGGGCCCCTGCCAGCTAGAAAACGATGCCTCGATGGCCGCCGCGGAGTTCTACCGCAAGTTGCTGAAAATAGCCCATCCTGGCAGTACCAGCTGGGACTGGACCGGTGTGGCCAACGCCTTCCAGAACGGTGAGTTCGCGATGATGCCGGAGTGGCACGAGTTTGCCGGATCACTCGAAAGCTCCGATCTCAAGGGCAAGGTTGGCTATGCGCCACTGCCAAAAGGCCCGGCACGCAGTGCCAACCTCTGGGGAGGTACCGGCATCGGCATCAACGCCAATGCCTCCGAAGATGTCCAAAAGGCCGCCTGGCTGTTTCTGGTCTGGGCCACTTCTCCACAGACTCAGCTGGCCGGTCTGAAGAGCGATGTTGGCGGCGGGACACCGACCCGGCAGTCGGTTTACGACATGCCCGAGGTCAAAAAGGCCAGCCATCCACCGACCGACATGCCCAACATGCTCACCGCCGATACCATGCTGACCGCCTGGCAGGATGATCATATCGGGCTGCGACCGAAAATCCCGCAGTGGAACGAGGTCGATACGGTCATCTTCACGCAGCTCTCGAAGATGCTGGCCGGTCAGCAGGATGCTGCTCAGACCATGAAACTGGCCAAACAGCGCATCGACCGGATTGTGGGAGCCTGA
- a CDS encoding NAD(P)-dependent alcohol dehydrogenase, translating into MNAKALVLEKQHELALREIDLPDQVGDDDVRVRIHTVGICGSDVHYYTHGRIGPFVVNEPMVLGHEASGTIVEVGRNVSHLAVGDRVCMEPGIPDLSSRASKLGVYNVDPAVRFWATPPIHGCLTPEVIHPAAFTFRLPDSVSFAEGAMVEPFAIGMQAVARADVQAGDVCVVTGAGPIGLMVALAALADGASEVLVSDLVDEKLAIADGYEGITPVNVSRDSLRDAVSRRCGEDWGADVVFEASGSPKVYDDLLACARPAGTIVLVGMPVEPVTFDVVAAQAKELHIETVFRYANVYDRAIALMASGKVDLKPLVSGTFPFERSVEAFERAAAGHAEDVKLQITLDE; encoded by the coding sequence ATGAACGCCAAGGCACTGGTACTGGAAAAGCAGCACGAACTGGCCCTGAGGGAAATCGACCTGCCCGACCAGGTGGGGGACGATGATGTCCGCGTGCGCATTCATACGGTGGGTATCTGCGGCAGCGATGTGCACTACTATACCCATGGCCGAATCGGGCCCTTCGTGGTGAACGAGCCGATGGTGCTGGGTCACGAAGCTTCCGGCACGATCGTTGAAGTCGGCCGCAATGTGTCACATCTTGCCGTGGGCGACCGCGTCTGTATGGAGCCGGGTATTCCCGACCTCTCTTCGCGTGCGTCAAAACTCGGCGTCTACAACGTCGATCCGGCCGTTCGCTTCTGGGCGACCCCGCCCATTCATGGCTGTCTGACCCCGGAAGTGATTCATCCCGCCGCCTTTACCTTCCGTCTGCCCGACTCGGTCTCCTTTGCCGAAGGGGCCATGGTCGAACCGTTTGCCATCGGCATGCAGGCTGTTGCACGTGCCGATGTTCAGGCCGGCGATGTGTGTGTGGTCACCGGTGCCGGGCCCATCGGTCTGATGGTCGCTCTGGCCGCGCTGGCAGACGGTGCCAGCGAAGTACTGGTCTCCGATCTGGTCGATGAAAAGCTCGCCATCGCCGATGGCTACGAGGGCATCACCCCGGTCAACGTGTCGCGTGATTCACTGCGCGATGCCGTTAGCCGACGCTGTGGCGAAGACTGGGGGGCCGATGTCGTGTTCGAAGCCAGTGGCAGCCCGAAGGTCTATGACGACCTGCTCGCCTGCGCCAGGCCGGCCGGCACCATTGTTCTGGTCGGCATGCCGGTGGAGCCGGTGACCTTCGATGTCGTCGCCGCCCAAGCAAAGGAGCTGCACATCGAAACCGTCTTCCGTTACGCCAATGTCTACGATCGCGCCATTGCCCTGATGGCCTCGGGCAAGGTCGATCTCAAGCCGCTGGTATCGGGCACCTTTCCCTTCGAGCGCAGTGTGGAAGCCTTCGAGCGTGCCGCAGCCGGACACGCCGAAGACGTCAAGCTGCAGATCACCCTGGATGAATGA
- a CDS encoding AraC family transcriptional regulator, with product MSMAHSQTFGDSIPVDEVQLGTPVFENVEQDPAFSFYWHCHDFPSPLAKWNYHPEFELHLIRYSRGSYFVGDHVGRFGPGNLVLVGPNLPHAWFSDADAQRPVVRERDVVLQFREDWLDHMILLCPELNCLRPMIREASRGLVFEGEQAEQSAHLLESMGEQSHSRRLLTMLTLLHDLAGCDYRPLASPGYRHELQGTFPEQIDGVLRHIHNRFSEDLRMSDLAACHDMLPSNFSRLFKRATGNTFVEFLRRVRINQACRLLMEGQYSVSDICFRVGYNNLSNFNRHFRCLKGMTPREYQQHIADQGDRRRAG from the coding sequence ATGAGCATGGCTCATTCTCAGACATTCGGAGACAGCATACCGGTGGACGAGGTCCAGCTTGGCACTCCCGTTTTCGAGAATGTCGAACAGGACCCTGCATTCAGCTTCTACTGGCACTGCCATGATTTTCCCTCGCCGCTGGCGAAGTGGAATTATCATCCGGAGTTCGAGCTGCATCTGATCCGTTACTCACGGGGCAGCTATTTTGTCGGTGATCATGTCGGGCGTTTCGGACCGGGTAATCTGGTGCTGGTGGGGCCCAATCTGCCTCATGCCTGGTTCAGTGATGCCGATGCGCAACGTCCGGTGGTTCGTGAGCGTGATGTGGTCCTGCAGTTTCGCGAAGACTGGCTTGATCACATGATACTGCTCTGCCCGGAACTCAACTGTTTGCGGCCGATGATCCGGGAGGCTTCTCGTGGGCTGGTCTTCGAGGGGGAGCAGGCCGAACAGAGCGCTCATCTGCTTGAGAGCATGGGGGAGCAGTCACACTCCCGGCGATTGTTGACCATGCTGACATTGCTGCACGATCTTGCCGGCTGCGACTATCGCCCGCTGGCCAGCCCCGGCTATCGTCACGAATTGCAGGGGACCTTTCCCGAACAGATTGATGGTGTGCTGCGGCACATTCACAACCGTTTCAGCGAGGATCTGCGCATGTCGGATCTCGCTGCATGCCATGACATGCTGCCCTCGAACTTTTCCCGATTGTTCAAACGCGCCACGGGCAATACCTTTGTGGAGTTTCTGCGGCGTGTCAGGATCAATCAGGCCTGTCGGCTGCTGATGGAGGGGCAGTACTCGGTGTCGGATATCTGCTTTCGGGTGGGATATAACAATCTCTCCAACTTCAATCGTCATTTCCGCTGCCTGAAGGGTATGACGCCCCGCGAATATCAACAGCACATTGCAGACCAGGGGGATCGACGACGTGCGGGTTGA